The following coding sequences lie in one Paracholeplasma manati genomic window:
- a CDS encoding tRNA (adenine(22)-N(1))-methyltransferase, whose translation MNRIETLSQLTQGINTLLDIGTDHGYVIIDALRHGYIQNAIACDINKMPLDNAKQNIEAANLTDRVTFKLSNGFQHIDGSYDGVLIAGMGMHLVKDILSQKHVAAQKYILQSNNHVDLLRDYLSKHDFKIMDEVAVHDKFHYVILVCEKGKMNLNAKDMFVGPILKNKKEALPYYQHQMAVWVRNHAKAKGEKQAKMAVEIAYLSDILEFLKQL comes from the coding sequence ATGAATCGTATCGAAACACTCAGCCAATTAACTCAAGGCATAAACACCCTGCTAGATATTGGTACTGACCACGGTTATGTGATTATCGACGCTTTAAGACATGGGTACATTCAAAACGCTATTGCATGTGATATCAATAAAATGCCTCTAGACAATGCCAAACAAAACATCGAAGCTGCCAATCTGACAGATCGTGTGACATTTAAATTAAGCAATGGGTTTCAACACATTGATGGATCATATGATGGTGTATTGATTGCGGGTATGGGCATGCATCTGGTCAAAGATATCTTGTCTCAAAAACATGTCGCAGCCCAAAAATATATCCTCCAATCGAACAACCATGTCGATTTGTTACGGGACTATTTATCAAAGCATGATTTCAAAATAATGGATGAAGTCGCGGTTCACGATAAATTTCATTACGTGATTTTAGTATGTGAAAAAGGTAAAATGAACCTAAATGCGAAGGATATGTTCGTTGGACCAATCTTAAAAAACAAGAAAGAAGCGTTACCGTATTATCAACACCAAATGGCTGTATGGGTGAGAAATCATGCGAAAGCCAAAGGTGAAAAACAAGCCAAAATGGCTGTTGAAATCGCGTATTTAAGCGATATACTAGAATTTTTGAAACAATTATAA
- a CDS encoding sigma-70 family RNA polymerase sigma factor, whose translation MNPNYEWIENLLNTYKETKKVPLNDVLEMTELEDHEFDEIKRALDQAGYEITYEEENIPLIDTSVDKPTDNYHRYLKEMGEIKLLTPDEEKDITKKVFMGHEAMALGVQSDPVAEQARQQTIGIAVEAKNRLILSNLRLVVSIAKKSDGKMEMLDLIQEGTMGLMKAADKFDYRMGNRFSTYATWWIKQSISRAIAKQSKTIRIPVHLVENLNRMVRIKNELRSKLNRNPSDEEVAEALGITLEKLSSYEQLSQEVVSLDKSVGTEEDATLADFIASNVLNPEESYMAMKEKEHISSLLKQLGPRDEQVMRYRFGLHDGKYYTLEEIGYLMGLTRERIRQIISKSLATLRQTHKLLK comes from the coding sequence ATGAACCCAAACTACGAATGGATTGAAAACTTGTTAAACACCTACAAAGAAACCAAAAAAGTGCCACTCAATGATGTCTTAGAAATGACTGAACTTGAGGACCACGAATTTGATGAAATCAAGCGTGCCTTGGATCAAGCTGGTTATGAAATTACCTATGAAGAGGAAAATATCCCTCTGATTGATACCTCCGTAGATAAACCAACGGATAATTATCATCGCTATCTCAAAGAGATGGGCGAAATCAAACTATTAACACCTGATGAAGAAAAGGACATCACCAAAAAAGTGTTTATGGGTCATGAAGCCATGGCACTAGGTGTCCAATCTGACCCAGTGGCTGAACAGGCACGCCAACAAACAATTGGCATCGCTGTTGAAGCCAAAAATAGACTCATTCTATCGAACCTTCGCTTGGTCGTGTCGATTGCGAAGAAGTCCGATGGGAAAATGGAAATGTTAGACCTCATTCAAGAGGGCACCATGGGCTTGATGAAAGCCGCAGACAAATTTGATTATCGCATGGGCAATCGATTCTCTACTTACGCAACGTGGTGGATCAAACAATCGATTTCACGTGCGATTGCCAAACAATCGAAAACCATTCGCATTCCTGTGCATCTGGTAGAAAATTTAAATCGAATGGTCAGGATTAAAAATGAACTCAGATCGAAACTCAATCGAAACCCTTCGGATGAAGAAGTTGCAGAAGCATTAGGTATCACCCTTGAAAAACTGTCCAGTTACGAACAGCTATCTCAAGAAGTGGTATCATTAGATAAATCCGTCGGTACTGAGGAGGATGCAACATTGGCTGATTTTATCGCTTCCAATGTCTTGAATCCTGAAGAGTCCTACATGGCAATGAAAGAAAAAGAGCACATTTCATCGCTATTGAAACAACTAGGACCAAGAGATGAACAAGTCATGCGTTACCGTTTTGGTCTTCATGATGGGAAGTATTACACCCTTGAAGAAATAGGTTACCTCATGGGACTCACCCGCGAACGCATTAGACAAATCATTTCAAAAAGTTTGGCAACCCTTCGTCAAACCCACAAATTGCTCAAATAA
- a CDS encoding MarR family winged helix-turn-helix transcriptional regulator, translated as MNEKLVFAQDFERALQGLRKSGIYRHKKYALSDADITLLFSVAFGDPTGIKPSAIAKRLKVTLPAITHKMNKLVEDGYLARRDSKSDHRVTYVLLTEKGQAFVESVQDVYYARIQKLMKHLGEQDTKTLFRILNKISVVGKI; from the coding sequence ATGAACGAAAAACTAGTTTTTGCACAAGACTTTGAAAGAGCGTTGCAAGGCCTAAGAAAGAGTGGAATTTACCGTCACAAAAAGTACGCTTTGAGTGATGCAGATATCACACTACTATTCTCAGTCGCATTTGGTGATCCAACGGGGATTAAACCATCCGCTATCGCAAAACGCTTGAAAGTCACATTACCAGCGATCACTCACAAGATGAACAAGCTTGTGGAAGATGGCTACTTAGCACGTAGAGATTCAAAATCGGATCACCGCGTCACTTATGTGCTTTTAACCGAAAAAGGACAAGCTTTTGTTGAAAGCGTCCAAGACGTTTACTACGCACGTATTCAAAAGTTGATGAAGCATCTTGGCGAACAAGATACGAAGACTTTATTCCGCATTTTGAATAAAATCAGTGTTGTAGGAAAAATTTAA
- the rpoD gene encoding RNA polymerase sigma factor RpoD, whose protein sequence is MNLEKVIADLIKLGKKNNNEVNYSDVIKHAPFGSPDYLAIEAALLDEDIDIMNLEVEEDIIDEIETPAPVVVDELDEEEEELDEDIDFDQLSLSSLEIEDIKEEELLNIESLPSSIKVDDPVRMYLKEIGRIPLLTSDEEVDLAVRVNNGRFAQEQLDDMKNDQVDIPEEERLQLENMVEDAIYAKNRLVEANYRLVVSIAKRYVGRGMLFLDLIQEGNMGLMRAVDKFDHEKGFKFSTYATWWIRQAITRAVADQARTIRIPVHMVETINKLVRIQRQLVQELSREPSPEEIGERMGITAERVQAIQKIAQEPISLEAPVGEEEDSSLGDFISDPTALNPYEYTVQEMVKRTLDEVLETLTDREEKVLRLRYGLLDGKTHTLEEVGKEFGVTRERIRQIESKALRKLRQPSRQKKLKDFNLTRK, encoded by the coding sequence ATGAACTTAGAAAAAGTCATTGCCGATTTAATCAAACTCGGTAAAAAGAATAACAACGAAGTTAATTACAGCGATGTCATCAAACACGCCCCATTTGGGTCGCCAGATTATTTGGCAATCGAAGCGGCGTTGCTTGATGAAGACATCGATATCATGAATCTTGAAGTCGAAGAAGACATCATTGATGAGATTGAAACCCCTGCCCCAGTGGTTGTGGATGAACTCGATGAAGAGGAAGAAGAGTTGGATGAAGACATTGACTTCGATCAATTGTCTTTATCTTCACTTGAAATTGAAGACATCAAAGAAGAAGAACTGCTCAACATCGAGTCTTTACCATCATCGATTAAGGTCGATGACCCAGTGCGCATGTACTTAAAAGAAATCGGTCGTATTCCGCTGTTAACCAGCGATGAAGAAGTCGATTTGGCTGTCCGTGTCAATAATGGTCGTTTTGCACAAGAACAGTTGGATGACATGAAAAATGATCAAGTCGATATCCCTGAAGAAGAAAGACTCCAACTTGAAAACATGGTAGAAGACGCGATTTATGCGAAAAATAGATTGGTTGAAGCCAATTATCGTTTGGTCGTTTCGATTGCGAAACGTTATGTGGGTCGTGGGATGTTATTCCTCGATTTGATTCAAGAAGGTAACATGGGCTTAATGCGTGCGGTGGATAAGTTTGATCATGAAAAAGGTTTTAAATTCTCTACCTACGCCACTTGGTGGATTCGCCAAGCCATCACTAGAGCGGTTGCTGACCAAGCCAGAACCATCCGTATTCCAGTCCATATGGTTGAAACCATCAATAAATTGGTTCGTATTCAACGTCAATTGGTTCAAGAACTTTCCCGTGAACCTTCCCCTGAAGAAATTGGTGAACGTATGGGCATCACCGCTGAACGCGTTCAAGCGATTCAAAAGATTGCCCAAGAACCGATTTCGTTAGAAGCACCCGTAGGTGAAGAAGAGGACTCTTCATTGGGCGATTTTATCTCTGATCCAACCGCGCTTAATCCATATGAATATACCGTTCAAGAAATGGTTAAACGTACATTAGATGAAGTATTAGAAACCCTCACAGACCGTGAAGAAAAGGTACTTAGACTTCGTTATGGTCTTTTAGATGGTAAAACACACACACTAGAAGAAGTGGGTAAAGAATTTGGTGTCACCAGAGAACGTATCCGTCAAATTGAGTCCAAAGCTTTACGCAAACTCAGACAACCAAGTCGTCAAAAGAAACTCAAAGATTTCAACTTAACGAGAAAATAA